The Narcine bancroftii isolate sNarBan1 chromosome 6, sNarBan1.hap1, whole genome shotgun sequence genome window below encodes:
- the LOC138735620 gene encoding fibronectin type III domain-containing protein 11-like isoform X2: MALQSDRSTPRKEPVRINECGIFDDAWRKYVDRKNLILQFLGNNLSTDILKHYETRLELLKKCSYYIDVLPKHLAPGDQNVLQPNVLCQLIDPCKFLRMKKIGITQVKIQLLLLKEYLSELKYGWEEMKVIANISDVTMFLLHWNTICARLGQLFNTLMNLISILVPGKLYEKHHLMSDAKSNKIPQLRLVLRTKMPVLFDRKESMAYHDSVELRWLVLGEEEHHDLYELHYKLQEPSYCAEKNQFGVISVESSSIEIGNLLPDSSYEFTIRRVENNALVNSAWRDVMILKTKAPIHYVNNKTYHFT, from the coding sequence ATGGCTTTGCAAAGTGATCGATCCACCCCAAGGAAGGAGCCGGTGAGAATAAATGAATGTGGAATCTTTGATGATGCCTGGAGAAAGTATGTTGACAGAAAAAATCTAATTCTGCAGTTCCTTGGAAACAATTTAAGCACAGATATCTTGAAACACTATGAAACAAGActggaacttttaaaaaaatgttcttatTACATAGATGTATTACCAAAACACTTGGCTCCTGGAGACCAGAATGTACTTCAGCCCAATGTACTCTGTCAGTTGATTGATCCGTGCAAATTCCTGCGAATGAAGAAAATAGGAATTACTCAGGTCAAAATCCAGCTTTTACTCCTCAAGGAATACCTCAGTGAGTTGAAATATGGATGGGAAGAGATGAAAGTCATTGCTAACATATCAGATGTGACAATGTTCCTTTTACATTGGAACACTATTTGTGCTAGACTTGGGCAGCTCTTCAATACATTAATGAATCTCATATCAATTCTTGTACCTGGCAAACTTTATGAGAAGCACCATTTAATGAGTGATGCAAAATCAAACAAAATACCGCAACTCAGGTTGGTTCTGAGAACCAAGATGCCTGTACTATTTGATCGAAAAGAATCAATGGCTTATCACGATTCTGTGGAGTTAAGGTGGTTGGTCCTTGGGGAAGAGGAACATCATGATCTTTATGAACTTCACTATAAACTTCAGGAGCCCAGTTATTGCGCTGAAAAGAATCAGTTTGGAGTGATTTCAGTGGAATCAAGCAGTATTGAGATTGGAAATTTGCTGCCCGATAGTTCATACGAGTTTACAATTAGACGTGTAGAGAATAATGCGCTAGTTAACTCAGCATGGCGTGACGTCATGATCCTAAAGACAAAAGCACCAATTCACTATGTGAACAACAAAACATACCACTTCACATAG
- the LOC138735620 gene encoding fibronectin type III domain-containing protein 11-like isoform X1: MMKRRVMALQSDRSTPRKEPVRINECGIFDDAWRKYVDRKNLILQFLGNNLSTDILKHYETRLELLKKCSYYIDVLPKHLAPGDQNVLQPNVLCQLIDPCKFLRMKKIGITQVKIQLLLLKEYLSELKYGWEEMKVIANISDVTMFLLHWNTICARLGQLFNTLMNLISILVPGKLYEKHHLMSDAKSNKIPQLRLVLRTKMPVLFDRKESMAYHDSVELRWLVLGEEEHHDLYELHYKLQEPSYCAEKNQFGVISVESSSIEIGNLLPDSSYEFTIRRVENNALVNSAWRDVMILKTKAPIHYVNNKTYHFT; the protein is encoded by the coding sequence AAGAGAAGGGTGATGGCTTTGCAAAGTGATCGATCCACCCCAAGGAAGGAGCCGGTGAGAATAAATGAATGTGGAATCTTTGATGATGCCTGGAGAAAGTATGTTGACAGAAAAAATCTAATTCTGCAGTTCCTTGGAAACAATTTAAGCACAGATATCTTGAAACACTATGAAACAAGActggaacttttaaaaaaatgttcttatTACATAGATGTATTACCAAAACACTTGGCTCCTGGAGACCAGAATGTACTTCAGCCCAATGTACTCTGTCAGTTGATTGATCCGTGCAAATTCCTGCGAATGAAGAAAATAGGAATTACTCAGGTCAAAATCCAGCTTTTACTCCTCAAGGAATACCTCAGTGAGTTGAAATATGGATGGGAAGAGATGAAAGTCATTGCTAACATATCAGATGTGACAATGTTCCTTTTACATTGGAACACTATTTGTGCTAGACTTGGGCAGCTCTTCAATACATTAATGAATCTCATATCAATTCTTGTACCTGGCAAACTTTATGAGAAGCACCATTTAATGAGTGATGCAAAATCAAACAAAATACCGCAACTCAGGTTGGTTCTGAGAACCAAGATGCCTGTACTATTTGATCGAAAAGAATCAATGGCTTATCACGATTCTGTGGAGTTAAGGTGGTTGGTCCTTGGGGAAGAGGAACATCATGATCTTTATGAACTTCACTATAAACTTCAGGAGCCCAGTTATTGCGCTGAAAAGAATCAGTTTGGAGTGATTTCAGTGGAATCAAGCAGTATTGAGATTGGAAATTTGCTGCCCGATAGTTCATACGAGTTTACAATTAGACGTGTAGAGAATAATGCGCTAGTTAACTCAGCATGGCGTGACGTCATGATCCTAAAGACAAAAGCACCAATTCACTATGTGAACAACAAAACATACCACTTCACATAG